DNA from Drosophila busckii strain San Diego stock center, stock number 13000-0081.31 chromosome 2R, ASM1175060v1, whole genome shotgun sequence:
GAATCAAACGTTGCACAcacttgttgtttataaacaattacaatgcATAAATAGAGAGAAACACTCGAGCTCAACACTCAGCACtcaatttactttatttttctttcaatCAATCTGTTTAATAGAACTGCGCACGCCGAAGACTCTAACAAAGAGCAAGTGCTGCCAGCTAGACAGAAGTTCTGGAACACAGACAGAGCGACTTGAGTCTGgcatctttttttttcgggGTTATCAACGCGGGCGGCGTTGATTAATGACGTCAATCAACAATTGATTGAAGtgagaatataaaaaataaaaaacgcgCTTATGACATCgctcaaatatataatttttttatatagaaaatgcaaaaagtgcatttaattgccGCCACGAGTAAACAATATCAAAGTACAAAAGCCACAAGGCGCACAGTAGGCCGGATGTTGATGAAAACTCAAGATATAATAGATTTAAGCAtctgcatgcaaattattgaaaaatttgattaattggtttgggctgcataaatttgtatatatttatttataagcgcTGAGAAGAAAATttcacaatttaaaattgcagtGTGATGGGGaaatataagtaaaaatattacttAGATTAGTTTCGTCACGATGAGATCTGcctaatttaaatcaaaattagcCATTATGATACTTTTGATTgcaatcaatatataaatcaatatagCGATAAAAAGCTGacacattaattttttgtgcctGTTGTCAATGAACTCCACACCACTGTGCAGATTAAAGCGCACATTGGAATGACTGCTCAGAGGGTGTTGCAACTTTTTGGGCACTTGACTCATATTGAATACGCAATGATAACTGCAAGTTATCgcgtaaattaattaagccatAATGCAAGTTAATAAGCTGAACAATAgccatataatttataattattaagtgTAATGGCCGTTAATATGATTTTACGCGCTACTTGTTGGATGGCACTTCAATCTAATCAAACTCTTAATTATGCAtctgttttttaattgcagcgtCATTGAGGTATGGCTGAAGCCCATGCCGCCGTTGCCTTTTCGTTTGCGATCACGCACGAGGGCTTCGATATCAACTATGACCATGAGGTGCTCAACTTGGTGTGGAACTCGGGCGTGCGCTCCTGGAAAAAGCGCATGGCGCGTGCCAGAGTAAGTTTTGCAtagctaaacaataaattattgctaattttaattaatttgcagaaCGGCATACGCAATGGCGTTTACCCGGCGCATATACAAAGCTTATGGCTGATCACAGCCATTGCGCTGGGCCTGCACTTAGCAGGCTACCAAGCGCCATTTAATTTAACCAACAAAATTCTGGTGCATCTGCCCTCCAATACGATGAACTGGCAGATTACCGCTTGCTTTCTATGCGCGCTTGTTATTTGGCTATCCATATGCTTTACCATGCGCTACacgctgaagctgctgctcatataCAAGGGCTGGATGTACGAGTCGAGAGCGCCTGGCAGTCGTGTCTCCATACCCACCATGCTGTGGGTGGCCGTGGTGCGCGTGCTCAGCAGCTGGAACAAGCCAGGATTGTACAGTTTTCAAGGCTCGCTGCCGCGCTTGCCGCTGCCCTCGGTGCACGATACCATGTCGCGTTATCTGCGCTCGGTGCGTCCGCTGCTGGATGATGAGAACTACGCGCGCATGCAGGGCTTGGCCAAGGAGTTCGAGCAAACCATTGGCAAGAAGCTGCAGTGGTATCTGGTGTTGAAGAGCTGGTGGTCCACCAACTATGTGTCCGATTGGTGGGAGGAGTATGTTTATCTGCGCGGTCGCGGTCCGCTGTGTGTGAATAGCAATTTCTACGGCACCGATGCCATCTTTATGAATCTCACCAACAATCAAGCGGCGCGTGCCGCCAATGTTatatcgctgctgctgaactTCAGACGTCTGATTGAGCATCAGGAGCTGCAGCCCATTATGGTGCAAGGCATGATACCGCTTTGCTCCTGGCAATACGAGCGCACGTTCAATACAGCGCGCGTGCCTGGACTCGAAACAGATCGCATTGTGCATTACAAGGACTCCAATCATATTGTGGTGCTGCATCAGGGCTGCTACTACAAGATGCTTATCTACTACAAAGGACGCATACTGCGTCCTTGCGAGCTGCAGATGTAAGTTATggaaaagcttttgttgttcttgaaACTAAACTTGAATTTTGGCAGTCAAATTGAGGACATTTTGAAAGCCAAGGCAACGCCTTTGGAGGGTGAGGAACATTTGGCTGCGCTGACTGCCTGGAATCGCTCCAAGTGGGCCGAAGCACGCAACACACATTTCTCTCGTGGCGTCAACAGCGTCTCGCTGCGCACCATCGAATCCGCCGCCTTTGTGCTCTCACTGGACGATGAGCCCTACGAGTTTGATCTGAAGCGTCCCGAGCTGCTGGACAACTTTGGCAAGAAGCTGCTGCATGGCAATGGCTACAATCGTTGGTTCGACAAGTGCTTCACTGTCTGCGTGGGCACCAATGGACGTGTTGGCTTCAATGCTGAGCACACCTGGTAAGTAGTTGTTAGTTTGCTAGGCCACAACAAACATTTGAGATTTCAGCTGCagcgaaatatatttttgaaccgaacttgcaattaaatattaaggtCTGACGCTGCCATCGCCTCACACATGTGGGAGAATCTAATTGTTGACGATCTTGTATCGGATGGGTAAATGacttgcagcaaattattaatgcaCACTGGtttatgcacatatatttattatatattaatattaagcttGGTTGTGGTCTTAACCCTTGACTATATTATGTACACGTTTTTTTTAGGGCCGACGCACCGGTTATGGGGCATACATGGGAATATATATTTGGTGATGATATCGATGGGTAAAGACTAAACTCTAACAATACATTGCTATTGAAGTGACTTCCATTTAAAGTCATTTCAAGCTTACTCTTATCTATGTAACTAAAACATTTCGTTTCAAAGCACTAACAACTGCtcgtttatgcaaattaactgTAAGataaaatgctaataaatgcatttctaATTAACAGCTACGATGAGACTGGCAATACCAAAGGCACGCCAGAGTTCCAGCCACCAACTCCTACGCGCCTCAACTGGGATCTGAAGCCGTGCCTTGCGCAGATTGAGGAGGCTACCATGGATGCCACTAAGCTTGTGAATGAAGTTGATTTGCGCATATTGGTGCACCAAGAATACGGCAAGGGCTTCATGAAGAAGTGTCGTCTCTCACCAGATGCTTATATTCAAATGGCCCTGCAGCTAGCCTACTATCGCGATGCGGGACGCTTCTCGCTTACCTACGAAGCCTCCATGACGCGCCTCTTCCGCGAGGGTAGAACTGAAACTGTGCGTCCCTGCACCATTGAATCCGCTGCTTGGGTTAAAGCCATGCAGGATCCCAACATAACTGTAAGTGCATCTATTGTATTGAATGTGTGTCCATTTATAaattgcctttgcttttgcagaaTGATAAACGCGTGGAGATGCTGCAGGCTGCTTGCGATCGTCATCAGCTTGGCTATCAGGATGCCATGTGCGGTCGCGGCATTGATCGTCATCTGTTCTGTCTATATGTTGTCTCCAAGTACCTGGAAGTGGACTCGCCGTTCCTCAATGAAGTGCTTAGCGAACCCTGGCGCTTGTCCACTAGTCAAACACCACATGGTCAAACGCCAAAAATGGATCTGAAGAAGCATCCGAACTGCATTAGCGCTGGCGGTGGCTTTGGACCAGTTGCAGATGATGGTTATGGTGTGTCCTACATCATTGCTGGTGAAAATTTGATATTCTTCCATATCTCAGCCAAGACCACATGCGGGCAAACGGTTAGCACGCTTACTTACTATATATTGTTATTcagtttattaattgtaatttgtttttgcagaaTGTACATCGTTTCTCGCAGAACATTTGCCAGGCCTTGGCTGATATACGCAGCATGTTTGAGCAGCATATGAAGGATCATCCGAAGCCCGCTAAGCCAATCACAAATGGCGCGTCCACATAATGTCATTTTAGACCTATTTGTAGTTGAAACTCTTGCGAGATTCTTgttagcatttgtttttacttgTCTAGTTGTTCGTTTTTATCATCAtcaacaaaacattttgtcTATTGTAAGCGTTCAAATTAAGTGCAAAAGCAATgagcaatgcaattttatacatttataaataatgaaacGATCAAAAAGTGTATGCAACAACTTGGCTGATTTATAAGTCAAAGTTGTAGCAGCTTATGCACAATTTGCTGTTTCTCAATTAGTTTGTAAATGAGAAAATATCATGTAAATTAAGTgctagaaaaaatatataaaaattatagagcATTTACTATGGTTTATTATCTTTAATCACGCTGCTAAAGGATTGGCATGTATCGTTACTCCATTGATTTTCTTATCCACATGCGGGCGATAGTTCTTGGGATTAACAGGCAGCTTTTCCAGCTCATCGAGTGCATCAAAGCCGTCTATAACTCTGCCAAAGAGTGTGTATTTCAAGTCAAGATTTGGCTGTGCAGCATAGGTAATGAAAAATTGGCTGGCATTTGCATTGGGACCATTGTTTGCCATGGAGACCATGCCTCTGTCCGTGTGCTACAAATGTGATATACTTATTAATatgtacattttaaataatatcaaaCTACCTTTATAGTTTCCTTAAATTCGTCATCAAATTTAGTGCCCCAGATGGACTGTCCATTCTTGCCGGTGTTTGTAGGATCTCCGGTTTGTACAATGAATCCTTTAATATTTCGTATGAAGCAACAGCCGCTGTAGTAATCACTCGCACATAGCGCCAGGAAATTCTCACACGCCTTGGGGCAAGCCTCGACGAAAAGTTCGATTTTGATATCACCCACGTCTGTGTGCAAGGTAACGgactaaaaacaacaacaatttttatttatttaggaAATTTGGCAaaacgttttgtttgtttaccaTTTTAGCAGCGGCAGTAAGTTGAGTGTGACCACAGTCATACAAATAGTTATCGAAAGCAGTATTTTCGGATTAATATGAATCTGGTATTTTTtgcgtttgtttattgtaaCGTAGTGTCATCTTCGCGGTTATGAAAGTGTAAGAAAAATAAGTTCCCGCCTTAAAGTTCGCATAAGCAGTTTAAGTAAgtaattaaatagaaatgaaGTGCAAAATACCCGAAATCTCCTGGCACAACCGTGATCCTGTGCTAAGCGTAGATATACAGACAAATAGCGTAACTTTGCCGGCTACAGCAATGTGCCGCCTTGCCTCTGGTGGCACCGATGCGCACGTACTCATCTGGTATGTGACCCATGGGGACGAGAGCGGTGGCattgagctggagctggcggcGGATCTGTCGCGTCATCAACGTGCCGTCAATACAGTGCGCTGGTCGCCCAATGGCGAGCTGTTGGCTTCTGGCGATGACGAGAGTGTTGTTTTCATATGGAAACAGAAGGCGGAGCATGAAGTGGTAAACATAATGGATGGTGAAGGCAACAGCGAGCAGGATAAAGAAGTGTGGCAGACACTGAAGGTGCTGCGTGGCCATAGAGAAGATATTTATGACTTGAGTTGGGCGCCAAACTCGCAGTTTTTGGTAACTGGCTCGGTGGACAACACAGCAATGCTGTGGGATGTGCACAAGGGCAAGTCCTTGGCTATTTTGGATGACCACAAAGGCTATGTGCAGGGTGTGGCCTGGGATCCGTGCAATCAATTTATAGCTACCTTGAGTACAGATAGGTAAGTGAGGCTAATCGAAAAGAATAAATTGGTCGTTATGTTAATATTGCGTGTATTTGTTAGGAATATGCGCATCTTTGATGCAACAACGCGACGTGTGCTGCATAGGGTTAACAAAGCCACGTTGCCTGTAAAGCCAGGACATGAGCTGCATGAGAAGAGCATTCGTTTATATCACGATGGAACGCTGCAGACATTCTTTAGGCGTCTCTGCTTTACACCCGATGGCAAACTTCTGATCACACCGGCAGGTGTGACAGACTACGATGGCGTAATGAAACCTACAAATACTACATATGGGTACAGTCGCTACGACCTAAGTCAGCCAGCTTTTGTGCTGCCTTTTCCAAATGAGTATACAGTGGCTGTTCGTTGCTCTCCTGTGCTCTATCGCCTGCGTCCGTTCAATGTCACCAAGAATCCGCCTATAATAACATTGCCTTATCGCATGATTTATGCTGTGGCCACCAAAAACTCTGTGTTCTTCTATGACACACAGCAACCTGTGCCGTTTGCCATTGTCTCCAACATACACTACACACGCTTGACGGATTTGGCGTGGTCTAATGATGGCAATTTGCTAATTGTATCCAGCACGGATGGCTTCTGTTCGCTGATAAGCTTTGGCGCACAGGAGCTGGGCGAGCGTTATGAGCAAATGGATGAAGTGCTCAGCGCTGTTGCGCAGACTACAGAGAATGTGCCACAACGTCAGCGCAAGCATAGGAAACAGAAACAGCATGACCAAAGTGCGCGCAGGCCGCTGCAGGAGAAGACCAAGCCCAATAGCatagaaataaagaaaaagtcAAGCGAAGCAGACTTGGAGGCAGAGAACGATTCGTCCATGCAGAGTGCCAGCTCCTCAACATCTTCAAACAGTCCCAAGGCAAAAATTGAGCTAAAGCCCACGCCCATAGCCTTTAGGCGTTCGCCACGTAAAGTAACAGAGCCTACGCCCATTGCAATACGTCGCTCGCCGCGCAAGATTACAGAGGCCATGCCCATTGCGATCAAGCGCAAGGCGAGCGATGAAGcgcagccagagcagccaaAGTCCAAGCTGCCGCTGGTGCTGCCCAAGCCCATTGAAGCGGTGCTGGACAAAGAGATCATAAGCACGGACGAAAAGTTCGAGTCGCCGGAGAAGAAATGCAGACCTGCCACACCCATACAAGTGCGTCGCCAGCCACGCACgccgggcagcagcagcagcaacagcaatacgTTTTCGCTTAAGAAAGCGCAAGAGAAAGAAGCAACGCCCATTGCAGTGCGACGCACGCCACGCTTGCCAGTCGACTTGCCTGCAGTGAATGCGCCTGTTGTAGTTGAGGAGGCAATGGACGCCTGGCCGCTGGACGAGAACGTTACGACGCAGCCAATGACAATCAAGGAAGTGACGCACAGTAAAAAGGCGCCGGCTGACTTGACCATTAAGGAGACCAGCTGCGAGTGCACTGAGGATATGCGTCTGGTCTACGAGGATACGCAagaggagcaacagcagcagcaacaacaacgtgaCACGCCTGTAAAGCAAGCGCCTGCAGTTGCCGCTTCAGCTCCGGCTACAACCGCCTCGCCCAAAACGAAAACTCCAAGGCGCGTCTCTTTGCGCACTATATCCACGCCCAAATCAAAAAAGAAACTGTTAGATTAAGTTAACAGTCTTTAgcttagtattttttttaaaagatttatatCAAGTTAATATGCGAAATTAAAAACGCAACGTGTAGATGCATCAATTGGGCCATTGGTAGTCTACACAAAAGAAATGCAGTTCATGAACTTTTGAACTTTAGATATATTTGCTatgtaatataatattttattaattaaagtgttaaaaccaaaacagcgcaatattaattttgcagctttaacCCCTTCTGGGTTGCTTGCAGATGGAAGTTTTGCTGGAAACAGTGGAGCACAAAGCAGAACAGCTGCTGAGCAAGCATATCAAAGAAGGAGGCTGCGCTTTTGTAGTGGatgcaaaagctaaagcgGAGAACTTTGTTAAGCCTTTGCAACAGCTCAAAGAGCTGAGAGCGGGCAAACTAAATACGCTGGTGTTGGTGAGCAGTCCAAGACGTTTGCAGCAGTTGAGTTCCTGCTTTGAAGCAGTGGCAGCAGTAGCTTTGCTCAGCGAGTCTTTGGAATTAACAACGCTGGACTGTTTGGTGTTGGATGCACAACTGGAGAGCAACTTTGAGACGCtcaagcaacaattgttgcaactaaCAAAGCGCATACAGCTGCTAATGAGTGTTGACTTGTGGCACGCAACTATAATTATGCCATTAATGCAGCAGTCGTCTAagcctttgctgctgtttaagGATGCCTTGCAGGCAGCTGGCTATGCTGGCGTGCAATTGCATATAGAGCTGGCTGAGAGTttaagcgagcagcagcaacaattgctgcagtACTTGCAACATAATGCAGCCAACAAACAACGCACGCTTATCTATTGTGCAGATGAAGCGCAACTCTTAatgctgcaacagttgctgccacagcagaGCTGGCTGCTGCATTCTGGACGTCAGCATAAGGCCAGCATTgagcgctggcagcaacaggtgactatatataaactataaaacttataagctattaatatatttatttgcagcacgctggcaaaatattgttgctaagCTGCTTGTCGCCTGAGCTGCGCATACAAAATGTGCACACTCTAATACATTTTAGCATGCCCAGCACTTGGAATCAATTCAAGCAACGCTTTGCTGTCTTCAAAGCGCACATTGAGGCGCTGGAGCGGCCAACACTACAAACGCTTGTGCTGCTGGACAAACGCTGTACGCATAGCTTGCCACAGTTGCTGcagtttaagcagcagcatgagcagcTCATACCTGAGCCGCTGTGGCAAGCAcatgagcagctgcagtcaaCGCTTGAGCGCGATTTGGTGACGCGTCAATGTGTGCTCTGccccttgctgctgctttatggcCGCTGCTTGAGCTCGTCTACCTGTCAATACCTGTCAATACCTGTCATATGCTGTCGGCAAAGGATATAAAGTGTGACACTGTACCTACTGCTGGAAGCGTGCAATTCAAGCTGCTTAAGGTGCGTActgtacttttatttaaatttctacaaTTTGCTTACATCTCTATATTTAGATttgcacacccacacactttGCTGCACGTCTGCTGGCACATAAGACTTCAAATAGCTCCCACTGGCGCACATTGGACTATGAACAACGCTAtgagcagctacagcaacagctcaGCAGCTACTTTGCCACAAGCGACAACTGTATAATGCCCCAGCTGCCACAGCTAAGTGATGTTTGTGTGCGTCGTCTCGGCCCAAATGGTTACGAGCGCGTTGCCATTACCCATGTGCCACAAGCTGCCAACACAGACGCCAATGCGGTCTTGCGCGTCAAACATTTGGACTTGAATACGGTCATCTGTCATGCCAAGCTATCGGAGCTGCTTGTCTGTCCGCCAACATTGCAGCAAATAGCGCCATTGGCCTTGGATCTGCGCTTGTCTGGCATTGTGCCCTGCCAAGGCGAAGAGATTTGGCAGCGCTGCGACAATGTGTCAATTGGGAAGCTGTTGCATGTGGGGGCTGTTTATGAGGCACAAGTGGATTTTGGGTTATCTCAtgcaatatttgttaaagATTTGCAATTGCCCTCCCTTGGGTATGTCAGGCAGTTAAGCCAGCTGGGGTTGGCCAAATTCGATGCGAATGTAAGGCAACGCTTAAAGTTGTTCATGGACGTAGCTAGGGCAGAACATGActgaaacaaatttaagtaaaagcgtacaaaattataataaatactgtCCGGTTTAAGTTAATGCTTGCATCTATTTAATAAAAGGATATATCAatcaatttatcaaattaGTTATAGTTGGAGTTTGTCTAAATAAGATTAGGCCAAAAATAAGACAAGTATTTGTGAAACTTCTAACTTTAAAAGGCTGTAACTCACCAGCCAGCACCTCAACTGGAGAAACAACTAAAGTtatatcaataacaaaaggttgttacatcaataacaaatgaaGCGTTGTTCAAACTTTGAAAGACTATAACTCAGCGGTTCGACTTAACTGTTCCATACCACAATTCAAATGAGTGGAAACAttaatgctttaataaattgtttagcaaagttatgaacaaaagagcaaacaaacaaaacaattttctgtGAAAAATCAATctttgataagctgtaacTCAGAGAAAAGGCGTTCGATTTCAAAGTTTTATGGCTTGTTAGACTCGTATAACGCATCTAAACTAAACTGCATTAAAACTTGGAAGTATTAGCGGCAGGTAAATAAGGTAAGTATtgcttgttattgctgttgtttttatccAGACACCTTCTGTCCGTGAAGATCTATACGCAATCATCAAACGCTATAAAGAACAAGCCTCTctctacaaataataatacatatttagtttgtttttgtttagtattttattaaaataaatatgtctatacaatacaatatagagtgtataataataaaattaactaaaataatagtaattatttggcagtaaacaaaatgcttaattatattaattgtattatgtACAAAAATAACGTAAAGTAATATATCGACTGACAAACCAAGAGACcttcaaattttgtatgtaattagaataataacaaaatattaaacaattgtttgttgcttaaaatactTTGTACTACTCTTATTAGTAATGAATAAATACAGataactaaagttaaagttgcttcAGTATCCGTTCGATCAGCATCAACATCATTGTGGTCGACTGATGATGATAACGGATGATTAGTCCAGATGGCTTCCGCTTTCAAGGATGTGGACTGTGAAGTCCGATAGAGATTCTTATAGAGATAAGCCAAGCATTGGTTGTCATTTTCTTGACTAGCTCCAGGCCTGCATATTGTGGCTACCTGCAGCTCATTGCTATAAGTAGCTTTGATATATGATATATTCAGCAAACTTTATGCAAACGAATGATAATAGATAAACGCCGCTCTCAATTAGAGACGCagagttacatcaataacaaaaagttgttACATCAATTACAAAAGTTTGCGTTCTTCGAACTTTGACAGGTTCTAATtcagcgaaaaaaaatccGATTGAACTGATTTATACCATTAATTGTAGGAATTGAAAACACAGATCAAATAGGTGTAAtgtatgaattaaaaattatttggcattgaatttattgaacATAACAGTaagcaaacaagacaaatttttttattgatataatATTGCTGTAATTCAGCAAAAAAGCATCCGATTTTAGAGTCTTATgcattgttagactcgtgagatgcataagaataagACTGCATTGaaacttggaaagtctacgattttcgatattttggcaaaaaacgtgagTAACCCCTTtaaattttgccaaaaatgaatGCCGCCTTCATTTCTAGTCCAACTTTTCTGACTTTGAGacagctatatctcagccaaaaatgATCAGAGTGAAGATTCTTTTAGCTTAATCTACTCCATGAGATTGTAATAAACATAATGCTGCTTGTGTTcgtcaataaaaaattgttttttgcataAGTTTATGGCAAGAAAAAcaatgctgaagagtaactttttgtttaatttaaatttgcgaagctataactcGGCTAAACAAAATCCGATCCAAATGTTTTATACATCCATATGTTGGCGTgaaaagcacaattaaaataagccGAAGTAAATGATAACagaaattatttggcgaagttatgaacaaaatagtaaactacacaagacaaatttttgtgaaataatcgcactttgataagccgttaattcagcgaaatggcGTCTGATTTCAGAGTTTCATAGCTTGTCAGACTCGCAAGATGTAtctaaataaaactgcattcaaatttggaaaagttaagattttcgatattttggcaaaaaatgcAGTGTGCGAAAATTAAAAGTGGTTATGTCGTAAAtctaatgatgcaactttctTTCTAGCAACAATACGAACATAAAACAGTAAAACATTCAAGAATCGGATaatttttgacaaagttatgcaTAAAAAGCCTATGCTGGccattgatttttttttgtaatttcaaactttaaaaagctttaatttgGCAATACCAAATCGAGTTTGGctgcttacaaatttaaatgagtaTACATTTAtagccataaaaatattaagccaATCTATAGGCAAAATCGTAAGCCGAAATATCAAACTTTTAAGACCTGTAACTTAGCCAAATGACTTCAGACTCGATGAGACGCGTGTAAAGCagataaaataaaaccaaatgaGGAAAgtcttgttctttttttttttgtaatttaattttatttaaattttagatgATCTAACATTTTGAGTTTCTTTTCATACAAACattttcgtttatttgtttgttactgcttttgttattattatattatatattaaatattatattaaatttgtaattcaacgattcaatttactttcattgctattattataattattatgcttGTAATAAGTTGTTGTATccgttttgtttactttgctcgttttacacatttaaaaactttgctgctcaTGGGCTTGGTTCATAGTACATGCGAGTTGTTGAggaatgcaaaaataattaatgttaattaattcatttatttgaaatacttAACTCGCCGAGAATTTAGCATAAGCTGgacaaaatacatatatgcataagattatatatatatgtatgtatgtgttgttgttttacatTTGACATGAGAAACAAGTTGATTGTTATGGACAACGaaagcaaatttttgaattgGGCTAGAAAATTAGATACAACATCTAAAGTTTTTTCTAACTATATGCGCTACCGAAATTTCCGATTCATTACAAAACTTGAACATTATCTTTGCCGTTGACCCCGCTGACCCCGcgtttattaaagtttatagttattatatatttgtttgtattatgcaaaaatcaaagtatttgctaattttgttttttttgcttttgttttaatatgaaattgcaGTTGGagtatgcaaaacaaatttttgcatatcaCTTATCAAGTATAACTGCTATTAAAGTAATAGTTATTTCATACACTTTAGTAGTGCTGCGGCTTTTagatgcatgtgtgtgtgactgagtgtgtatgtgtgtgtgtgtgagttgggAGCAAAAAGTTGTATGAGCCGTTTTtagaaaaatatgaattatgtTATGCTatgatttgtatttttagttatttgatttgttattatatttacttggaaaatatgtaaaaatgtttatgcttgATAGTATTAtaatactatttttatatatatgtatgcatgtattttgttttttataatttttatgctcaatatgtattttgaatgtaaatttgtttgtagtttTACTTTGCAAAGTTTGAGTTAAGTTCAAGTTGAGAAA
Protein-coding regions in this window:
- the LOC108596924 gene encoding carnitine O-palmitoyltransferase 1, liver isoform isoform X1 produces the protein MAEAHAAVAFSFAITHEGFDINYDHEVLNLVWNSGVRSWKKRMARARNGIRNGVYPAHIQSLWLITAIALGLHLAGYQAPFNLTNKILVHLPSNTMNWQITACFLCALVIWLSICFTMRYTLKLLLIYKGWMYESRAPGSRVSIPTMLWVAVVRVLSSWNKPGLYSFQGSLPRLPLPSVHDTMSRYLRSVRPLLDDENYARMQGLAKEFEQTIGKKLQWYLVLKSWWSTNYVSDWWEEYVYLRGRGPLCVNSNFYGTDAIFMNLTNNQAARAANVISLLLNFRRLIEHQELQPIMVQGMIPLCSWQYERTFNTARVPGLETDRIVHYKDSNHIVVLHQGCYYKMLIYYKGRILRPCELQIQIEDILKAKATPLEGEEHLAALTAWNRSKWAEARNTHFSRGVNSVSLRTIESAAFVLSLDDEPYEFDLKRPELLDNFGKKLLHGNGYNRWFDKCFTVCVGTNGRVGFNAEHTWSDAAIASHMWENLIVDDLVSDGYDETGNTKGTPEFQPPTPTRLNWDLKPCLAQIEEATMDATKLVNEVDLRILVHQEYGKGFMKKCRLSPDAYIQMALQLAYYRDAGRFSLTYEASMTRLFREGRTETVRPCTIESAAWVKAMQDPNITNDKRVEMLQAACDRHQLGYQDAMCGRGIDRHLFCLYVVSKYLEVDSPFLNEVLSEPWRLSTSQTPHGQTPKMDLKKHPNCISAGGGFGPVADDGYGVSYIIAGENLIFFHISAKTTCGQTNVHRFSQNICQALADIRSMFEQHMKDHPKPAKPITNGAST
- the LOC108596924 gene encoding carnitine O-palmitoyltransferase 1, liver isoform isoform X2, translating into MAEAHAAVAFSFAITHEGFDINYDHEVLNLVWNSGVRSWKKRMARARNGIRNGVYPAHIQSLWLITAIALGLHLAGYQAPFNLTNKILVHLPSNTMNWQITACFLCALVIWLSICFTMRYTLKLLLIYKGWMYESRAPGSRVSIPTMLWVAVVRVLSSWNKPGLYSFQGSLPRLPLPSVHDTMSRYLRSVRPLLDDENYARMQGLAKEFEQTIGKKLQWYLVLKSWWSTNYVSDWWEEYVYLRGRGPLCVNSNFYGTDAIFMNLTNNQAARAANVISLLLNFRRLIEHQELQPIMVQGMIPLCSWQYERTFNTARVPGLETDRIVHYKDSNHIVVLHQGCYYKMLIYYKGRILRPCELQIQIEDILKAKATPLEGEEHLAALTAWNRSKWAEARNTHFSRGVNSVSLRTIESAAFVLSLDDEPYEFDLKRPELLDNFGKKLLHGNGYNRWFDKCFTVCVGTNGRVGFNAEHTWADAPVMGHTWEYIFGDDIDGYDETGNTKGTPEFQPPTPTRLNWDLKPCLAQIEEATMDATKLVNEVDLRILVHQEYGKGFMKKCRLSPDAYIQMALQLAYYRDAGRFSLTYEASMTRLFREGRTETVRPCTIESAAWVKAMQDPNITNDKRVEMLQAACDRHQLGYQDAMCGRGIDRHLFCLYVVSKYLEVDSPFLNEVLSEPWRLSTSQTPHGQTPKMDLKKHPNCISAGGGFGPVADDGYGVSYIIAGENLIFFHISAKTTCGQTNVHRFSQNICQALADIRSMFEQHMKDHPKPAKPITNGAST
- the LOC108596926 gene encoding peptidyl-prolyl cis-trans isomerase-like 3; amino-acid sequence: MSVTLHTDVGDIKIELFVEACPKACENFLALCASDYYSGCCFIRNIKGFIVQTGDPTNTGKNGQSIWGTKFDDEFKETIKHTDRGMVSMANNGPNANASQFFITYAAQPNLDLKYTLFGRVIDGFDALDELEKLPVNPKNYRPHVDKKINGVTIHANPLAA